The genomic DNA CTTTTGTATTATCTATTTCGAGCACATCCACGGAGTCATCTTCATCTTTCACATATTTGTTAACACCGACTATTACGTCTTTACCCATATCAATCTTAGCCTGTTTTTTTGCAGAGGATTCCTCAATTCGCAATTTAGGCATCCCTGTTTCCATGGCTTTTGTCATACCGCCAAGATTCTCAACCTCATCAATTATTTCAGAAGCTTTTTCAATCAGACTATTGGTCAAACTTTCCACGTAATAAGAACCGCCCAAAGGATCAACAACATTGCATATACCGGTTTCTTCCTGAAGGATAAGCTGTGTATTTCTTGCTATCCGGGCAGAAAAAGGCGTTGGCAGAGCTATCGCTTCATCCAGCGCATTCGTGTGAAGGGACTGGGTACCCCCTAATACACCTGCCATTGCCTCTATTGTGGTTCTTATTATGTTATTATAAGGATCCTGCTCTGTCAGACTCCAGCCGGATGTCTGACAATGAGTTCTTAATGTCATGGATTTGGGATTTTTCGGATTAAACTGCTTCATCAATTTTGCCCACAAGAACCTTGCTGCCCTCAATTTTGCAACTTCCATGAAAAAATTCATACCTATTGCAAAGAAGAAAGACAGCCTCGGAGCAAATGAATCCACATCCAGACCTCTGTCTCTGGCATATTTCACATACTCAAGACCGTCTGCAAGGGTAAAAGCCAGCTCCTGAGCACAGTTCGCACCGGCTTCCTGAATATGATAGCCGCTGATACTGACAGAATTGAATTTCGGCATATATTTGCTTGTATACTCAATAATATCTGCAACAATCCTCATGGAAGGTTTCGGTGGGTAAATATATGTGTTTCTTACCATGAACTCTTTGAGGATATCATTCTGTATTGTTCCCGATAATTTCTCCCGGGAGACACCCTGTTCCTCGGCTGCAACAATATAGTTGGCCATTATTGGAATAACGGCACCGTTCATCGTCATGGAGACGGAAACCTTATCCAGAGGTATATCGTCAAAGAGTATTTTCATATCCTGAATGGAATCAATTGCAACGCCGGCTTTACCGACATCCCCTACAACTCTCGGATGATCTGAGTCATACCCCCGGTGTGTCGGCAGATCAAAAGCCACTGACAAACCCTGCTGCCCCTGAGCCAGATTTTTTTTATAAAACTCGTTGGACTCCTCTGCTGTTGAAAATCCGGCATACTGTCTTATTGTCCAAGGTTTACCGGCATACATCGTAGCTCTGGGACCTCTGACAAAAGGAGACAGGCCGGGGAAAGTATCTACAAACTCCAGATTTTCAATATCTTCATTAGTGTATAATGGTTTTACTGTAAATTCCTCAGGGGTTTCCCAGTTTAAATGATTAAGACTGTCTTTCTTTGACTCTTTTTTGGCCAGCTCTTCCCAGTCTTTTATATTGTATTTTTTAAATTCACTCATGGTTAAACCTCATTTTAAAATTAAAGGGGCCGCAGCCCCTTTTTGCTAAACATACAAAACAAAAAGTAAAATTTGTCTATTCAATAACAAAAAGCTTGTCCCCTGTACCGACAGTGCTTTCCTGGGGATCTTCACTGGCTTTTACAAAAATTTCTTCAATAACACCATCTTTGGGCGCTTTGATTTCGTTTTCCATCTTCATGGCAACAAGAATCATAACGGGTTCTCCCGCTTCAACTTCATCGCCAACTTCCTTCAGCGTTTTCCATATATAACCCGGCATTTGAGATTCAACAACCTGACGTCCTTCGAGCCCTACATCAGCTCTTAATTTCATAAGCCGCTTCATATCATCCAGAATTTCCACATTGTAGCTGTCACCGTCAACCAACACTTCAAACTGATCACCGTCTTCACTTATTTCAACAGAATACGATTTGTTATCGATAATCAGTGAGTAAATACTTTCATTAATCTGTCTGAAATCTGCCGTATGTTTTTCTCCCATGACATCCACTTCAAAAACATGGTAATCCTTCTCTTCCACTGCAAGTTTATATTCTTCTTCAAAACCTTCTACATTTGCATAATATTCTCTTTTTGTAATCATAGGCTCACCTCACTATATCCTGTTGCCGAAATTAAGTAACTTACCGAAACGTTTCCAGTCGGACTCCCCCACTTCCGGTCTGGTTCTCGACCGGGCTGCTGCAATTTTCTCCGACATAAGCTGTTTAATGGCCGCAGCAACCAGCGGAACAGTTGGATCTTCGTGCTCTTTTCTTTCCAGATCCTCTTTATCGAACTTGTTATCGATAAAGCCCGTATCGTAGTTGCCGCTGAGAAACGTTTCGTTTTTAAGTACGCTGAAATGAAACGGAATCGACGTTTTTATCCCTGCTACGATATACTCGGAAAGAACTCTTTTCATATTTTCAATTGCACCGTCACGTGTTTTACTGTTTGCACAAACCTTTGCAATCATTGGAT from Flexistipes sp. includes the following:
- the scpA gene encoding methylmalonyl-CoA mutase — its product is MSEFKKYNIKDWEELAKKESKKDSLNHLNWETPEEFTVKPLYTNEDIENLEFVDTFPGLSPFVRGPRATMYAGKPWTIRQYAGFSTAEESNEFYKKNLAQGQQGLSVAFDLPTHRGYDSDHPRVVGDVGKAGVAIDSIQDMKILFDDIPLDKVSVSMTMNGAVIPIMANYIVAAEEQGVSREKLSGTIQNDILKEFMVRNTYIYPPKPSMRIVADIIEYTSKYMPKFNSVSISGYHIQEAGANCAQELAFTLADGLEYVKYARDRGLDVDSFAPRLSFFFAIGMNFFMEVAKLRAARFLWAKLMKQFNPKNPKSMTLRTHCQTSGWSLTEQDPYNNIIRTTIEAMAGVLGGTQSLHTNALDEAIALPTPFSARIARNTQLILQEETGICNVVDPLGGSYYVESLTNSLIEKASEIIDEVENLGGMTKAMETGMPKLRIEESSAKKQAKIDMGKDVIVGVNKYVKDEDDSVDVLEIDNTKVLEKQVERLKQLRQNRDENEVKAALGKLTEAAEGEENLLEYAVDAARKRATVGEISEAMEKVFGRYSADIKLQTGVYNSVFGENEKFDEAKKLVDEFAEKEGRRPRILIAKMGQDGHDRGAKVVATGLADLGFDVDVGPLFQTPEETAKMAVENDVHAIGVSSLAAGHKTLVPKLIEELHKLGADDIIVTVGGVIPRNDYDFLYKSGVKCIFGPGTPIFKCARETLQEIEKHGAK
- a CDS encoding biotin/lipoyl-containing protein codes for the protein MITKREYYANVEGFEEEYKLAVEEKDYHVFEVDVMGEKHTADFRQINESIYSLIIDNKSYSVEISEDGDQFEVLVDGDSYNVEILDDMKRLMKLRADVGLEGRQVVESQMPGYIWKTLKEVGDEVEAGEPVMILVAMKMENEIKAPKDGVIEEIFVKASEDPQESTVGTGDKLFVIE